A window from Chloroflexota bacterium encodes these proteins:
- a CDS encoding SUF system NifU family Fe-S cluster assembly protein has protein sequence MLDDLYREIILDHYRSPRHKGHVEDPDITARGYNPLCGDDIEITVRLNGGRIDAVAFDGHGCSISQASASMLTEAVMGKPLTEALELAASVRAMFTGEAELDLESLGDLEALQGVNRYPVRIKCATLAWNALQVGAESRDGEDTESVYSDEIQS, from the coding sequence GTGCTCGACGACCTTTACCGCGAGATCATCCTCGACCACTACCGCAGTCCGCGGCACAAGGGGCATGTCGAGGATCCCGACATAACCGCGCGCGGCTACAACCCGCTTTGCGGCGACGACATCGAGATAACGGTCCGCCTAAACGGCGGCCGAATCGACGCGGTCGCCTTCGACGGCCATGGCTGCTCGATCTCGCAGGCCTCGGCATCGATGCTCACCGAGGCGGTAATGGGCAAGCCGCTGACGGAAGCCCTGGAGTTGGCCGCCAGCGTCCGGGCGATGTTCACCGGCGAAGCCGAATTAGATCTCGAATCGCTCGGCGATCTTGAAGCGCTGCAGGGAGTAAACCGCTATCCGGTGCGGATTAAGTGTGCGACCCTGGCCTGGAACGCGTTGCAGGTCGGCGCCGAGAGCAGGGACGGTGAAGACACCGAAAGCGTCTACTCGGACGAGATCCAATCTTGA
- a CDS encoding HAD family hydrolase, with translation MLSDSRPLPRIRAVVFDLDDVLLDYDYRMRTRMRGAYERAARGLPDGLRRRAADGTIAFIRDLMARHAWEEAEQADWFIKPLADLGIVDGALVAALCDDIDAHFDTANRLHPDAPRMLEATDGMPRCIITNGYARIQRPKLSQLGLDDGRFNGIFVSHEHGIWKPDPRIFELALAVTGSSPAETLMIGDNPYTDVAGANASGMQSLWINHGGITLPDDGPEPTWEVGGIKEAAELLEALLEHRRVPVRNPGQAAFGGTAQ, from the coding sequence ATCTTGAGCGATAGCCGACCGCTACCGAGAATCCGGGCGGTGGTATTCGATCTCGACGACGTATTGCTCGACTACGACTACCGCATGCGCACCCGGATGCGCGGCGCATATGAGAGAGCGGCCCGCGGTTTGCCCGATGGCCTGCGCCGCCGCGCCGCCGACGGAACGATCGCCTTTATAAGGGACCTGATGGCCCGCCACGCCTGGGAGGAAGCCGAGCAGGCTGACTGGTTCATCAAGCCACTGGCCGACCTGGGAATAGTGGACGGGGCGCTGGTCGCCGCGCTCTGCGACGATATCGACGCTCACTTTGATACGGCCAACCGGCTTCATCCTGACGCCCCGCGCATGCTTGAAGCCACCGACGGGATGCCACGCTGCATCATCACCAACGGCTACGCGCGCATCCAGCGTCCCAAACTGTCCCAGCTGGGATTGGACGACGGCCGGTTCAACGGGATATTCGTCAGCCACGAGCACGGCATCTGGAAGCCGGACCCGCGCATATTCGAGCTGGCCCTGGCGGTTACCGGGTCTTCCCCCGCCGAGACCCTGATGATCGGCGACAACCCCTACACCGACGTCGCCGGCGCCAACGCCAGCGGGATGCAATCGCTCTGGATAAATCACGGCGGCATCACCCTCCCGGATGATGGACCCGAGCCGACCTGGGAGGTCGGCGGCATCAAAGAGGCCGCGGAGTTGCTCGAAGCGCTGCTTGAGCATCGCCGGGTCCCGGTTCGGAACCCCGGACAGGCCGCTTTTGGGGGCACCGCACAATAG
- a CDS encoding mechanosensitive ion channel family protein, with translation MNIDWDVQALADNTAGDWILAGSTFVVVLIVLLILRWGMVRFTERGPQQGAATPLRSFAASIQRQSSVPVIFLVALFAGLLNLELPGFLERGLNVAIVAVVFIQIGLWGRAALTFLVRRRLESDPDFASPGAIAAARYLVTLLLWSILAVLFLDNIGVEITTLVAGLGVGGIAIGLAARSILSDLFASLAILLDRPFAVGDFVSVKGAAGSVERIGIKTTHLRSPTGEQLVYSNSDMLGSPLRNFGRMNRRRAVLSLNITFDTAAEQIEAIPGMIKEAVERHPEARFDRAHFKGFGESALQIEAVYYMATTNFAVFMDTQQAINLELLDRFRAAGIEFAFPTRAVHIAGELPTAGE, from the coding sequence ATGAACATCGATTGGGACGTACAGGCGCTGGCCGACAACACCGCCGGCGATTGGATCTTGGCGGGGTCGACCTTCGTGGTCGTGCTTATCGTCCTGCTGATATTGCGCTGGGGCATGGTCCGCTTTACCGAACGCGGCCCGCAACAGGGGGCGGCGACTCCGCTGCGCAGCTTCGCGGCCTCCATCCAGCGACAGTCAAGCGTCCCGGTGATCTTCTTGGTCGCCCTGTTCGCCGGTCTCTTGAATTTGGAGCTGCCGGGCTTCTTGGAGCGGGGACTCAACGTCGCCATCGTCGCGGTGGTGTTCATTCAAATCGGATTGTGGGGCAGGGCCGCGTTGACGTTTCTGGTGCGCCGCCGCCTCGAAAGCGACCCGGACTTTGCCAGCCCCGGCGCGATCGCGGCTGCCCGCTACCTGGTCACCCTGCTCCTCTGGTCGATCCTGGCGGTGCTGTTTCTGGACAACATCGGGGTCGAGATCACGACCCTGGTGGCCGGACTCGGCGTCGGCGGCATCGCGATCGGCTTGGCGGCACGGAGCATCCTCAGCGATCTCTTTGCCTCGCTGGCAATCCTCTTGGACCGCCCTTTTGCGGTCGGCGATTTCGTTTCAGTGAAGGGTGCGGCCGGCAGCGTTGAGCGGATCGGCATCAAGACCACGCACCTGCGCAGCCCCACCGGAGAGCAGCTCGTCTATAGCAACAGCGACATGCTCGGATCGCCGTTGCGCAACTTCGGCAGGATGAACCGGCGCCGGGCCGTCCTTTCGCTAAACATCACCTTCGACACTGCTGCGGAGCAGATCGAGGCCATCCCGGGAATGATCAAGGAAGCGGTCGAGCGACATCCCGAGGCCAGGTTCGATCGGGCCCACTTCAAAGGGTTCGGCGAGTCGGCACTGCAAATCGAAGCCGTTTACTACATGGCGACTACCAATTTCGCCGTCTTCATGGACACCCAGCAGGCGATCAACCTTGAACTGCTTGACCGGTTCCGGGCGGCGGGAATCGAGTTCGCTTTCCCGACCCGGGCGGTGCATATCGCCGGCGAACTCCCAACCGCCGGGGAGTAA